The window GTCGGAAAAAactttaatgattttattatcgtattttaaagtttaatgatcatattttaataattaccAAATTGAGTGACACAAGTGCATTTTACCCTATcctatttgtttttcttatatAATCGGTATTTTTTCCCTAATGGACggcttttttcttataaaaaaaaacctcaATACATCTTTAGTCTTTTGTCACTACATTTTGAAAAAATTCTATTtcgaaaaaaattatatttccacTTAAATTTGCTTAAAGCGATCAATTAACTTTCTGAAAAGTATCTATTAGCCAtataaacttttttaaaatagtCTATTAACTTCGTGAATTTACTTAAAGTGCacgtatttcaatttttttaaaatctcaTTACTCTATCACGTGAATTTTAAGgggttaataaattaatttaaataaattaaaagcatAAATTGAACATTTTAAAAACATAAGGGACAATTGGATTTTTTTAGCCAAATACAAGGATGTATTaagcaacaacaaaaaaaaaaaaaaaactaacaaataGCTTAATCAAATTGATTACATAGATATGATACATATGGAGACTCATAAGCTAATTAATCAAAtaaccataaaaaaaaacattaatactTAATTATATACGAAGAAGCTAATTAATTTACTACTCCTAAATGGAAGACGACGATTACGTCATGATCTCAACAGAAAAATACTGAGTTCCTGACCGGAACTCCCCACCGGATTTATCATATGAAACGATTCCGAGTCAGCTGACCCCATAACTCGTTCAAAACTCGCACGTAAATACATCAAATCTCCCTCCTCCGATTTAGGCGCCACCGGCAAAACACCAGCACCAACAGAAACCGACTGCATCATTTTCAAAACCGCCACATCATTCACCGTCATCTTCCGCCGTATGGCGAATCCGACCTTCCTCCCATTGCAATACATAGTCCAAACAGGGACATTGAACAGAGAACAAGAACTCGATCTTTCCTTCATCCGATCGCATTCCAGCGCTATTCGGAGAAGGCCGTACTGCATCTCCTTCGCTAAATACGCCGTCGGAACGGCGAATTCGAGGAGCAGAAGCGGAGATGTACGAGTATCGTCTTGGAGACAGAAACTAACTCGGCCTTTTCTGTAACCGAAGAAAGTACCTGAGACGACGGCggaggaggaggatgaggagTGAGTTGAATCGGAGTCGGTGTCGAATGAATCGGACGGTTGGAATCCGCAGCAAGGGACCATACACTCTACTAGAGATCTGAATGATCGGCGGAATCGGACTTCTCTGCCGCAGTCGACGGAGGTTGGAGTATCGATTATACGGAGAGAACTTGTGTGGTTGTGGTTGCCTAGATCTATCATCATCCTCATTGTAATTGGAATCGGAATTGAATATCGGAGAGGTGATTCCGGTGAGGGATGTGGAACTCCGGTGGAGTTATGGTTGGAGAAAGGATTGGGGGAGGAGGGAAATAAATAAGGGGGGAAAATAAAGTGACGGAGTGGTGGACTGGACAATAATTCTGCCCACGAGGGAGTGTGGGGTCCAATTTTGGAAGGACTTGGTGCTGATTGGACCCCCTTAGATTGTGAAAGTataccaaattaattaattgaatattCTTCATTAATTATTGAATATTATGTTAATTAGGTTTAATGTATTGTGAAAGTataccaaattaattaattgaatattCTTCATTAATGTATATTTACATCCTTAAACTTGTCAAGTTTTGCCTATTagcaccctaaacttttaaaatgaCTTATCACATACTTATAGTTGGCTTTATAAAtctatcacacacttatagttggtttttaaaacctatcacacatctATAGTTGTCAAAGATGATAGATCTATGATTTTGTATGCaggaggtccgaatgagccaagtatatgtgtgtgataggtttttaaagccaactataagtgtgatatgttattttaaaaatttagggtgCTAATAGgtaaaacatattaaatttaaGGGTGTAAAAATGCATTAAACCTGTTAAGTAATTATGGTATTATATTCTCTACATTCGACCACAAGCAAAATAGTAGTATTAGGGATGTCAAGAAACTCCCAAGTTGTTCATTCTTCGGATCTTTACATCCGCTTAGGCGTTCGGAATTGAAAATCCTGTTTCGATTAGTTTCTCTATACATTTTTTTCTCTAGACAATTTTTAACCGTTTGACTTCTGTCTAAGCCGtctagacaaaaaaaaaaaacattgccTTGATTGACTCCATTCGACTATCAATCCTgatgaaataaataatactaaCTTGGTGCTTGCGTAGAAAAATCAAAGCCTAAGTTAGCTGCTGATCTTAGACCTATTGCCTTAtacaatataatttataaaaatctcTCTAAGGCCGTTGCAAACAGATTGAAGCTTGTCCTGAATGACATTATTTCTGAAAAGTAAGAGTTATATTATTCCAGGTAGATTAGTCACTAGCAATGTTATGTTGGCCTTTGACGTGAATCACTACTTGAATAGAAAGACTCGGAGTAAAGTGGGTATGGATTCGTAGAATCTTGATATGTCAAAAACCTATGATAAAGTCGGGTGGCAATTTTTTTTGGAGCTTATGGTGGGAAAATTGGGATTGAATAGAAAGTGGATTGATCATGTAATACAGTGTGTCACTAAGGCTTAGTATAATATTATTTGTGGAAACAAAAGAGTTGGCCGGATTTACCCCTAATGATGTCTTAGGGAAAGGAGACTCTATCTCCCTTACCTTGTTCTCATATGTGTAGAAGGGTTGTCCTCCTATCTCTTTAGCCTTGAACGCAATGGGCTTATTCATGGTTGCAGTGTTGATAggaccgcccttttttttttttactgctGACAACTTCTTCGGGTTGCCCTCGGTTATTgggaagaagaaagtggaggTTTTTATGTATCTTGAGAATATGTTCAGAAAGCGGATTAATAGTTAGAAAGCAAAAAATCTATCTAAAGCGGCCGAGGAAATTATGATCAAATATGTCCTTCAAGCTCTTCCTTTTTATACAATGGGGATGTTTCTTATCCCTAATCTTTTATATGATGAGTTTGAGCAAATGCTTAATTCGTTCTGGTGAGATTTTTTTATAGTGCTTGTAATTATATCCATTGGCAAACCTGGGAAATATTATGTCGGCCTAAAAGTTATAGTGTAATGGGCTTTGAACGTCTCCATTAGTGCAATCTTGCATTACTAGTTAAACTCTTCTTTCTTATAGGAATATTCTTGTAATAATACTTTGTATATTCTAAGATTAGTATGTACtaatcttttaattttcatacttacaataatataaaagatattattttataattatttatctcATCTTTTTAAATCAGACTTCTATAGAAGACATCTTTATCACAGTGAATAGTTCAACTCTAATGAATAGCATGATCAACAAAATACCATGAGTCAACCTATTTATTTGAAAAAGAAATcgaattaatatttttattaaagcATAAAACTGAACTAATTTACTCAAGATAGAATCTCAGTTATGCTAAATAAGAATGCAAATCATGTATTGATTCTTGAATACCTATTATAGTAGAAAATTCGTGTGATATTTTCTCAAAGGAGATAAAAGGAAAATGGTAAAAAGCGTGAAAACAtaggaaaaatgaaaaaaatgaaacaGAAAAGAGGAAAACTAAAATGGAGAAAAACGAGAAAGAGCAAGAAACACACgacagtggcggaaccaggattCCGGATGACCcgggctcaaacatatcagtaaaaaaaatttcaaaacgtcaaaaaaaaatcgaaattaactgtacggttgacggtaaatttttaaagtccagcccgttagggctgggcaaaatttttttagcctccaaagcattaaaactgtaaaaatgttatcaaaataaaaataaagagtccatttaaattattattatttttttttgtgggaatgggaaagaaaagaaaataaaaagccCGAAAGCCTAGCCCtagattagcctagggaagctaacccccaccacatcttCCCTAAGAAGAGAATTAAGATAAATAGGAGGATAAGAAAGGGTAGTGACGCCCATCATGCAATCATGCCCAGCAGTCGCCAAACGATTTGCAAcccggttctgctctctgaagGTAGAGTGATATTATTCAAGGAAGTCGAACATAGGACCTTTCAAATAGAAGTAAacatccttaaccatctcatctatctttaaacattgaaataatactacatagagtcaatataattctctccaaaatattaccagacaccattacttaaaaaaaaattctcaattctacGGCCGCCTGCCGAGGCTCGAGCCCCCAACCCCCCTTGGTTCCGCCCCTACGAGAAACCAAAGAATAGAAAAATAGGGAAACGAAATGAGACAAATAGAACAAAATCCGAAAAAAATAATCTGGAAAcgaaaaaagaatagaaaagaaaaaggtttaTTTCCCGGTTAAAACTCAGAAGAAAACCCCAAAACCCACGGGATGAAGAAGATAGTTTTTTGGCTGCTAATTTTTAAAATGTAGAAATGTTGTTCTATAAGccatgttattattattattatttttttttactaattaaggAGAATAAGGTAAAACAATAGTAATTTGGGATTCTATTTGATAGATTTTATCTAGATAGGTGattaaaaaattagaatatttTGGGAATAATACACTCAATaaatcaatatatatttttgggttGATTAAATATACATACGATGTGGTATCGTAGATTTGCAGATTGATATATGTGGtatttttgtttttgcaaaCATAATCTATGGTTACAAAATTTTGCatgttttttactttgccaaatttgaccgatacCGACCTCAAAATGAAGATTTTCAAGAACTAAAATtttttagtatcatatttactatggaagcatatttttaatttttcaaaatcaatatttttggagttttctctctctaaacattcaatttctctctcataaaaaacacctaaatgacctcaaacctaaaaagttaaagaattaaagttttaactcttaaaaattttcatttcaaagtcgttatcggccaaattctgacaaagtaaacccaaatgcaaaattttgcaaaccacagaattttgcgtttgcaaaaaaaaaaaaaaaaaacccacatgTATCCATTTGCAAATCAACAAAACCATAAGACATCTATATGTAATTAaccttatatttttttacacTAATTTATCTCTCATATAGTATATATAAAACATGAAGGAAGGAGCCAATTGCGCCGAAGCCAGCGACACGCCCCAAGCAAACGCAAGGACTGTTGAATTTTGGCCCGACACGGTGTGTCAGTGGGGACACGTTGTGTCGAGCTCCCCAAAGTTTCTTCCCAAGCTTGGACGATTTACACAGCGTGTCACTTCGAGACACGTCGTGTCATGCAGGCGACACGCCGTGTCACCTTACTTGGAGGACaatctgatcatttatttttggctgCCATTTTCTGCACATGTTTCTGCATTTACTGTTTTACCCtcttgataacatcgagataatTATTTACGGACCGAAAGGGATATTAACCAAAACTACTCGGGTGATCGGAAAAgttatggcgtatcaagcaagctaCCAAAGTGGCGAATCGCAGAGATTCCTCTACACACTATCCAAAGTCAAACCTATGGGAGACCCACCATCCTGCCTCGATCCGCCCGATGAGCGGCTGAGCCGACTCCCGATAAAGATGCTAATgaaccattaatgagctaacggtcatacttgaataagatcagtaaccgccattaatgagatATTAATGGAGattttctagttacctgaagttacgactacatgactataaataacttatatcccaagctattgaagtacacattcacgctctcctaaatccctctttgtcattacagtttattccTATTACTATATACTgcctttggcatcggagcttccctcgtcgaacccaacgacaccCCCCGTAGGGAAGGATTCCGATCAAGAGTTCAACACCAGTTATCACCTCTGAATTTTACTTTTTTCATTTGAATTTAATTACTCAAATACCATTTAGACTTTTATCCATTTATTACCCCTATACTTGACTCTTCTTGGTGTAACCCTCGGATTTATTTGTCTTTTGAAGAGGTATATAATCCTCTATTTTTGAGAGCAACTCAACTttttatgaatttaaatatttcTAGCCTCCATTATTAGAGAGCTTTTATCAAACACTTGAAATTAACTCCTTCAAGCATAGATTTGAGAATAAAATTCTTTAtagatttaagattaaaatcctcACCTCGATTCCGATCTGTATCAAAACACTAATTAACCCTATATTTTTTTAcactaatttattattctcAGAATACAGTAAAATTTATGGGGATTAAAaatctttttcaaaattaagagaaccttaatttgattttttttttcattttttagttaaaaaaagtGATTAAATTAATGATGTTATTAATCATGTTAATGTTGTGATGGTGAGTGAAGAAGTGGGATACAGTGATGTGAAAAGAGATATTGATTGGGTTGGGAATTAGCATGCATGAGCATGCACAAGGTAATCATTGTTACCCAATCCACTTTCCCCATTTGTTTATCTTCCcctaataaattaaaaatttctttAAGAGAAAAATGGATTGTTAAGTTGAGAGgctatattaaaattaatgttgATGCATGTTACATATTGGTGAACGATTCTGATCCGATATACGTAGATATTATGTTTggtataaatttaacattttggGTCTCACAGTTTTtaaacatatttatatatattagaaattcatcttactaataagtttGAGTGATTCTTTTTTTCGATGGGAGATTTAGTTCACTCATGTTTGTCATCATCCCTTAAAGTCGTTTCTTGTTCAGACATTTTACTCTAGTGTCACTACTCTGGACTGAGTCGTGACAATTGATGTGACTAGTAAAAAATTGGTACAAATCCTCAAGAAGTGATTACAACGGAAGCAAATGGAGAGAGTGCATGTGCGAGGATTTGTTGGTAGTCCCGACGTGTAGTTCaaagagaaaataagagaaGTTGTTGGCAAGATGGATGAGGAAGATGGAAAAAAGTTTTATGAGGGACGGTGCATTCTTTCAATGGTTGTCGGAGCTCTACACTCGTAATCCTTAAGTCAATGGTAGGATTCCTTCAGTTCGTTAATATAACAATCTAGTTCAATATCATGTAGATATTTTTGCTTTGGCTCAAATTCAATACTGTAGGCCTCACGGTTTTAAAACAACAAACGTATTTGATTCtcaccttactaataagcctcggTCATTttctctccattttcgatgcgggattcagttcattcctgctcccatcgccatcccttagggtcgCGCCTTGCTCAGACCTTCTACCCCGACACCTCCCACTCCGGACCAAGttgttacaggcccaccagcttccgtcTGGTTCGTCTttgaaccacacatcgtacatgGAGAGTAGGCTCTtataccaattgtaacaaccCGGTCTAATGCTATGTAGATATTATCTGTTTTGGCCCACATCCAACATCTTAAGCCTCATGACTTTAAAAcacgtctgcatgtattggatttcCACCTTACCAATAAGCCCCGTTCACTCTCTCCCTATTTCCGATATGGGATTCGGTTCATTGATGCCCCCATCGCCATTCCTTATGGTCGCTCCTTACTCAGACCTTCTAGCCCGACGCCACCAACTCTGGATCGAGTCATTATAGTTAATCCTCATCGAAGTAACTGAATTAGCCAATTTCTTTTATTCCGGGAGTCTTATTCTTTGGTTTAGAAGCAGAAGGTTTTGATTTGGAAGCCATGTGAGTAAAAGATCGGTAGAGAAAGAACTTACTTGAACTTCGGTGGgtattatatatattgtttgtttttcttcaccCAATACAAGACTGCTTTCTTAGGAGCATTGAGCAGTGTGAAGTCGCACTCTGCTCGTTTTTGTGGTATCTTCATGTCTCTCTTTCCATGTGATGCCAGTGTTCTCGTGATTGCATGGACTTAGACGGTCCTTGAGTAGTGGGTTGGATTTGTTTCCATCCCATCTAACAAAATCTTTGGTCCATCGCATGAGCTCCAAAAAGGATTGGGTCACTTGAGGTCTAGAAA of the Euphorbia lathyris chromosome 7, ddEupLath1.1, whole genome shotgun sequence genome contains:
- the LOC136234787 gene encoding protein MIZU-KUSSEI 1-like, whose amino-acid sequence is MRMMIDLGNHNHTSSLRIIDTPTSVDCGREVRFRRSFRSLVECMVPCCGFQPSDSFDTDSDSTHSSSSSSAVVSGTFFGYRKGRVSFCLQDDTRTSPLLLLEFAVPTAYLAKEMQYGLLRIALECDRMKERSSSCSLFNVPVWTMYCNGRKVGFAIRRKMTVNDVAVLKMMQSVSVGAGVLPVAPKSEEGDLMYLRASFERVMGSADSESFHMINPVGSSGQELSIFLLRS